Proteins from one Chloroflexota bacterium genomic window:
- a CDS encoding carboxylesterase family protein produces the protein MSAYWTGNEIVQTRFGAVKGFEDEANTWVWKAIPFAKPPVGDLRWKAPRDPDPWEGVRAETAFGSPCWQNNPMGGLPFGSEDCLYLNIWRPRSDETNLPVYVWIHGGGNSSGSADRVPEYYGANLASRSNMVFVSTNYRLGPLGWFTHQALRTGNKRDDSGNYGTLDLVKALEWIQKNIEAFGGNPDNVIITGESAGAMNVMSLLLSPLAKGLFHKAMSQSGWANTTTREVGEASVNEVLLQLMVNDGTAANKTEAAARLSSMSNTEIGTYLRSKTGPQLLAGYGTSSLGFGLLDLPNLFADGTVIVADGADAFQKGTYPNKVPIILGTNKDEIKMFYFWTSSDYGLVYQTVARYVSDFWKVNGADAVARGMSSQPDQPDVYAYQFLWGSSLGDTRQSVLPEPYGSGLGAFHSLDIPFFLGGDTINVFMTSMVFTEENRASRELLTDAMMAYVAQFVWSGNPNEPGSGLPEWTPWSNSEGESKCILFDASFDALDISMSTTEVTTAGLVAEIEAISDPTLRNAVQTALSFFRA, from the coding sequence ATGTCGGCGTACTGGACTGGGAACGAAATAGTGCAGACCCGTTTCGGAGCGGTCAAGGGATTTGAAGATGAGGCCAATACCTGGGTGTGGAAGGCCATTCCCTTTGCCAAGCCGCCGGTTGGTGACCTGCGCTGGAAGGCACCTCGGGATCCCGATCCCTGGGAAGGAGTACGTGCGGAGACTGCGTTCGGCAGCCCATGCTGGCAAAACAACCCGATGGGCGGGTTGCCCTTCGGCAGCGAAGACTGCCTCTACCTTAACATATGGCGTCCCCGATCAGACGAGACCAACTTGCCGGTATACGTCTGGATACACGGTGGTGGCAACTCTTCAGGGTCTGCCGATCGCGTTCCAGAGTATTACGGAGCAAATCTTGCCAGCAGATCAAACATGGTTTTCGTGTCAACCAACTACAGGCTTGGCCCACTGGGCTGGTTCACCCATCAGGCGCTCAGAACTGGTAACAAGAGAGATGATTCCGGCAACTATGGCACCCTGGATCTCGTCAAGGCTCTGGAATGGATACAGAAGAACATCGAGGCATTTGGCGGAAACCCCGACAACGTTATCATTACCGGAGAATCTGCAGGCGCTATGAACGTCATGTCCCTTCTGCTCTCTCCGCTGGCTAAGGGTCTCTTTCACAAGGCTATGTCGCAGAGTGGATGGGCTAATACAACCACGCGTGAGGTCGGAGAGGCCAGCGTCAACGAAGTGCTCCTGCAACTCATGGTGAACGATGGGACGGCCGCTAACAAAACAGAGGCGGCAGCCCGTCTGTCCAGTATGTCCAACACTGAAATAGGAACTTATCTGAGGTCGAAGACCGGTCCTCAGTTGCTCGCTGGCTATGGCACGAGTTCTCTTGGCTTCGGTCTGCTTGACCTACCGAACCTATTTGCAGATGGTACCGTTATAGTCGCTGACGGAGCCGACGCTTTCCAGAAGGGAACCTATCCGAACAAGGTGCCGATTATCCTGGGAACCAATAAGGATGAGATCAAGATGTTCTATTTCTGGACTTCCAGTGACTATGGTCTGGTCTATCAAACAGTGGCCCGCTACGTGAGCGACTTCTGGAAAGTCAATGGTGCCGACGCCGTGGCGAGGGGAATGAGTTCACAGCCGGACCAGCCTGATGTGTACGCCTACCAGTTCCTCTGGGGCTCGTCGCTAGGCGACACCCGTCAAAGTGTCTTGCCAGAGCCGTATGGCTCTGGCCTTGGCGCATTCCACAGCTTGGATATCCCCTTTTTCCTGGGCGGAGATACCATCAATGTATTTATGACAAGTATGGTGTTCACCGAGGAGAACCGTGCCAGCAGAGAGTTGCTCACCGATGCCATGATGGCTTATGTAGCCCAGTTCGTATGGTCGGGAAACCCCAACGAGCCGGGATCAGGACTTCCCGAGTGGACCCCGTGGTCTAACAGCGAAGGTGAATCGAAATGTATCCTGTTCGATGCCAGTTTTGATGCCC